The genomic region CTCGGGCGCGGGAGTTCGTCGAGGCCGTGGTCGCGCTGTGGGACAGCTGGGAAGACGACGCGATCGTGCTCGACAAGGAGCGGGGGTACTACGCCGACCCGGACAAGATCCACCGGATCGACTTCGAGGGGGAATACCTGCGTGTGCGCGGCCCGCTCACCTCCCCGCGCACGCCGCAGGGCCATCCGGTGCTCGTGCAGGCCGGTGCGTCCAACGAGGGCCGCGCGTTCGCCGGGCACTATGCCGAGGCGATCTTCACCGCGCATCAGCGGCTCGCGGATGCGCAGGCCTTCTATGCCGACATCAAGGCCAGGGCCGCCGCGTTCGGCCGCAACCCCGATCACGTGAAGATCCTGCCCGGTATCAGCCCGTTCATCGCCGCCACCGAGGCCGACGCCGTGCGGCTCGAGCGGGAGTTCAACGAGCTCACGGTGCCCGAGTACGGCCTGACGCAGCTGGCCGGTGTCGCCGGTCGCGATCTGGCGCACCTGGCTCTGGACGAGAAGGTGCCGCCGAACCTGTTCGCCGACGCCGGTGAGGTCACCGACAACAATCGCAGCCGCCTGCAGGTGGTCGCCGGCATCGTGCGGCGGGAGAATCCGACGCTGCGACAACTGCTGCACCGGCTGGCGGGCGCGCGCGGGCACCGGGTGGTCGCCGGCACCCCCGAGCAGGTCGCCGACACCATCGAGGAGTGGTTCACCCAGGGCGCCGCGGACGGTTTCAATGTGATGCCGCCGTACTATCCGGGCGGGCTCGAGATCTTCACCGAGACGGTGGTGCCGATCCTTCGGGAGCGCGGGCTGTTCCGCACCGAGTACACCGGGACGACGCTGCGCGATCACTTCGGTCTGCCGCGTCCGCAGAGCCGGTTCGCCGCGCAGCCCGCGTCGGCGCGGTGAGCGGCCCGCCGCGGGACTGCTCGGATACCGCACTCTGCCCGGACCCGCGGCCCGCCGAGAACGCCGGGGCCGGGCGATGAGCATCGACGAGGTCGCCGGGCCGCGGGTGCGGGTCGACCGGGTGAGGTTGAGCAGCCTGACCTGGTCGGTGTTCGCGCCGATGGTGCTCTACGGAGCCGGGGCCGGGGCGGCCGCGCCCATGTTCGCCCTGCGCGCACTGGAACTCGGCGCGTCGGTGGGGATGGCGGGCCTGATCGTCGCGCTCAGCGGGCTGGGCATGGTGCTGACCGACCTGCCCGCGGGCCGCATCGTGGCCAGGGTCGGTGAGCGCGGGGCGATCGGGCTCGGCACCGCGCTCGGGCTCACGGGCGTCGGGGCCGCGATCGCCGCGCCGAATCCGATCGTGCTGGCGGCGGGCATGCTGCTCACCGGTGCCTCCGGCGCGGTGTGGGGGCTCGCCCGGCAGACCTACATCGCGGCGGTGGTGCCGCCGCCGGAGCGGGGACGGGCGCTGTCGGTGCTGGCGGGCTCGCATCGGCTCGGCTATTTCGCCGGTCCGTTCCTCGGCGCCGGGCTCGTGCACGCGATGGGGCCCGACGGCGCGCTGTGGTTGCAGTGCGCGACCACCGCGCTGGCCGGTCTGGCGATGATCGTCGTCCGCGATGTCAGCAGCGGCGGCGGGACGCACACACTGATCTCGGTGGTCGTGGAGAACCGCAGGGTGCTCGGCACGCTCGGCTCCGCGGCACTGCTCACCGGCGCGGCTCGCGCGGCCCGCCAGTCGCTGCTGCCGCTGTGGGCGGCGCACATCGGGCTCGGCCCGGTGACGACCAGCCTGATCTTCGGCATCTCCGGCGCGATCGATGTGCTCATGTCCTATCCGGCGGGGGTTGTCATGGACCGTTTCGGCCGGCGCGCCACCGGGGTGCCGTCGATGCTGTGCTTCGCGCTCGGCTATGCGACGCTGCCGTTCACCCACACCGCGGTGACGGCGGGAATCGCCGGGGTGCTGCTGGGGCTGGCCAACGGCATCGGCAACGGGCTGATCATGACCGTGGGCGCGGATGTGGCTCCGCCGGGGAAACAGGCGGAGTTCCTGGGAGCCTGGCGGTTGACCCACGACATCGGCATGTTCACCGGGCCGCTGGCGATCGGCGCGATCAGTGCGCTGGCCGCGCTCGGCGCGGCGTCGATCGCGCTCGCCGGATCGGCGCTGGCAGGTGCGTGGGCGATGTATCGCTGGTTTCCGGTGGGGCCCGGCGGGGTGGGCGGACATACCAGAAACGACCGGGGCTGATCGGCCGGACCGGCAGCAGCCGATCGCGTCATCGAGGTTGCGGC from Nocardia higoensis harbors:
- a CDS encoding LLM class flavin-dependent oxidoreductase produces the protein MSEQPRQLSLNAFIYPSGHHEAAWRHPTGSPERIYDITYYQEIARTAEAATLDAVFFADGPALRSNVKYNAAAGLEPITLLTAIAAATSRIGLIGTASTTYYEPYNLARLFAGLDHLSGGRAGWNIVTTGTDLAAANFGLDRHPVHADRYARAREFVEAVVALWDSWEDDAIVLDKERGYYADPDKIHRIDFEGEYLRVRGPLTSPRTPQGHPVLVQAGASNEGRAFAGHYAEAIFTAHQRLADAQAFYADIKARAAAFGRNPDHVKILPGISPFIAATEADAVRLEREFNELTVPEYGLTQLAGVAGRDLAHLALDEKVPPNLFADAGEVTDNNRSRLQVVAGIVRRENPTLRQLLHRLAGARGHRVVAGTPEQVADTIEEWFTQGAADGFNVMPPYYPGGLEIFTETVVPILRERGLFRTEYTGTTLRDHFGLPRPQSRFAAQPASAR
- a CDS encoding MFS transporter: MSIDEVAGPRVRVDRVRLSSLTWSVFAPMVLYGAGAGAAAPMFALRALELGASVGMAGLIVALSGLGMVLTDLPAGRIVARVGERGAIGLGTALGLTGVGAAIAAPNPIVLAAGMLLTGASGAVWGLARQTYIAAVVPPPERGRALSVLAGSHRLGYFAGPFLGAGLVHAMGPDGALWLQCATTALAGLAMIVVRDVSSGGGTHTLISVVVENRRVLGTLGSAALLTGAARAARQSLLPLWAAHIGLGPVTTSLIFGISGAIDVLMSYPAGVVMDRFGRRATGVPSMLCFALGYATLPFTHTAVTAGIAGVLLGLANGIGNGLIMTVGADVAPPGKQAEFLGAWRLTHDIGMFTGPLAIGAISALAALGAASIALAGSALAGAWAMYRWFPVGPGGVGGHTRNDRG